From Phacochoerus africanus isolate WHEZ1 chromosome 13, ROS_Pafr_v1, whole genome shotgun sequence, a single genomic window includes:
- the SPRY2 gene encoding protein sprouty homolog 2, which yields MEARAQSGSGSQPLLQAPRDGGRQRGEPDPRDALTQQVHVLSLDQIRAIRNTNEYTEGPTVVPRPGLKPAPRPSAQHKHERLNGLPEHRQPPRLQHSQAHVSVRASLSRSISTVSSGSRSSTRTSTSSNSSEQRLLGSSFSSGPVADGIIRVQPKSELKPGELKPLSKEDLGLHAYRCEDCGKCKCKECTYPRPLPSDWICDKQCLCSAQNVIDYGTCVCCVKGLFYHCSNDDEDNCADNPCSCSQSHCCTRWSAMGVMSLFLPCLWCYLPAKGCLKLCQGCYDRVNRPGCRCKNSNTVCCRVPTVPPRNFEKPT from the coding sequence ATGGAGGCCAGAGCTCAGAGTGGCAGCGGGTCGCAGCCCTTGTTGCAGGCACCCCGTGACGGTGGCAGGCAGCGTGGGGAGCCCGACCCCAGAGATGCCCTCACCCAGCAGGTACACGTGCTGTCTctggatcagatcagagccatccGAAACACCAATGAGTACACAGAGGGACCTACTGTGGTCCCCAGACCCGGGCTCAAGCCTGCCCCTCGCCCCTCTGCTCAGCACAAACACGAGAGACTCAACGGTCTGCCCGAGCACCGCCAGCCTCCCCGGCTCCAGCACTCGCAGGCCCACGTTTCTGTGAGGGCCTCCCTGTCCAGGTCCATCAGCACTGTCAGCTCGGGGTCTCGGAGCAGTACGAGGACAAGTACCAGCAGCAATTCCTCGGAACAGAGGCTGTTGGGATCATCCTTCTCCTCGGGGCCCGTGGCTGACGGGATAATCCGGGTGCAGCCCAAATCTGAGCTCAAGCCAGGTgagcttaagccactgagcaaggaggaTTTGGGGCTGCACGCCTACAGGTGTGAGGACTGCGGCAAGTGCAAGTGTAAGGAGTGCACCTACCCGAGGCCTCTGCCATCAGACTGGATCTGCGACAAGCAGTGCCTTTGCTCAGCCCAGAACGTCATTGACTATGGGACCTGCGTGTGCTGTGTCAAAGGTCTGTTCTATCACTGTTCTAACGATGACGAGGACAACTGTGCCGACAACCCGTGTTCTTGCAGCCAGTCTCACTGTTGTACCCGTTGGTCGGCCATGGGTGTCATGTCCCTCTTTTTGCCTTGCTTATGGTGTTACCTGCCAGCCAAGGGTTGCCTTAAATTGTGCCAGGGGTGTTATGACCGGGTGAACAGGCCTGGATGCCGCTGTAAAAATTCAAACACAGTTtgctgcagagttcccactgtccCACCCAGGAACTTTGAGAAACCGACATAG